A window of Emcibacter sp. SYSU 3D8 genomic DNA:
GTCTGAATAGTCGCGGCGTTCGTCGCCAAAGCACGCGCGAAACATCTCGATCACCCCGGCCTGGTCGACAAGCTTGTCCCAGTAATAATGGCCCACTTCGTGCCGAAAGTGGCCGATCAGCGTCCTGTATGGCTCGCCCATGGCCGTCCGGTTCTTTTCGCGGATCGCGTCATCGGCTTCGGCGATGTTGATGGTGATCAGGCCATCGTCATGGCCGGTCATCACGCGCTTTTTCATTCCATCCGGATGGAACTCGTCGCCCAGCAATTCAAAGCGCAAGGAGCCTTCGGAATAGTCGGCTTCGATGGCCAGCGGTAGATTGAACTTGATCAGGGCGTAGAACAGCCGGCGCTTTGCGCGCTCCAGCCTGCCCCACCGCAGGAGCTTTTCAGGATCGGTGATGTCGGGGATTTTGACCGTGTGCAGACAGCTCTGGCACAGTCCTGCCGCGTTGGGCGTCTCCTGCAACCAGTTACAGCCAATGAGATCCCGGTTGGCGCAAAACAGATGCTCCGGCGCCACTGTGCCGGCACTGTCGGTGTGACCGGGCACGACGAGCACCTGATCGATCGAGGCGGCATAGCCCAGCGACGACGAGCAGGCCTCGCACCTGCTGTTGTCGAAGTGAACCTGACTGCCACATTCGGGGCATGAAAACCTGCGCAAATACATTCGCTTTCGGTAAGGAAGACCGCTGCACCTTCATGAAAAAATGCAAGGTCTCAAGAGTTATCCGGCGTCCCTGGGCCGCACTGGCGTTGCGCTGAGGGAGGCGCGCGGGTCAGGCCGCGTCTGCCCGAGACGTCCGACAACGGCGCCTGGCCCGATCTTCCGGAAGCCGCGGTCTTGCCGTTCCAGCCTATTGCTGGACCTGCAATTGAACCACCATGTTTTCGTTGGAGCTGCCGTAGCGCATGCCGGAAATCGGTGAGGCATCCTCGTAATCCAGCCCGGTCGCAACACGCACGTACCGGTCATCGGGCGAATAGCCGTTCGACACATCGAAGCCGACCCAGCCGATACCATCCATATAGGTTTCAGCCCAGGCGTGGGTGGCATCCTGATGCTGCCGGTCGTTCATCATCAGATAGCCGGACACATAG
This region includes:
- a CDS encoding putative zinc-binding metallopeptidase, translating into MRRFSCPECGSQVHFDNSRCEACSSSLGYAASIDQVLVVPGHTDSAGTVAPEHLFCANRDLIGCNWLQETPNAAGLCQSCLHTVKIPDITDPEKLLRWGRLERAKRRLFYALIKFNLPLAIEADYSEGSLRFELLGDEFHPDGMKKRVMTGHDDGLITINIAEADDAIREKNRTAMGEPYRTLIGHFRHEVGHYYWDKLVDQAGVIEMFRACFGDERRDYSDSLKHYYANGPAQNWTNSYVSAYASAHPWEDFAETWAHYFHMVGGLETAYAYGLNPQPLQDGALPLVQLADPYHVVDFDQLVEHWVPITVAMNAMNRSMGNRDYYPFVLSLDISEKMKFIHRVIKDHL